The Tripterygium wilfordii isolate XIE 37 chromosome 17, ASM1340144v1, whole genome shotgun sequence genome has a window encoding:
- the LOC119982966 gene encoding vestitone reductase-like produces the protein MDEIYWTNIDFINANVQAGKSYVISKTSTEKASIEFAEETGLDLVTVVNPSLVVFSFFCPLSSAPVRMMLALVSE, from the exons ATGGACGAGATTTATTGGACTAATATTGATTTCATTAATGCCAACGTGCAAGCTGGAAAGTCCTATGTCATTTCTAAGACATCAACTGAAAAGGCATCCATTGAATTTGCTGAAGAAACTGGATTGGATCTTGTGACTGTAGTAAACCCTTCTTTAGtagtcttttcctttttctgccCTTTATCTTCTGCTCCAGTGCGAATGATGCTGGCTTTGGTCTCAG agtga